The following are encoded together in the Desulfococcus multivorans genome:
- a CDS encoding damage-control phosphatase ARMT1 family protein: MGFAEEKNNPFAGIASYCHACIMNQARSAARFAELTEDQTERIIAAARAALEKAKAGDILVQHVVRRVADAIIQELGESPAFDIYAKLKEKSNILSLKYAGMLQKTIDDDECPFETGLQIAAAGNVIDFGARSYDTMNLDEELRILTEVPFARYDIAPLKKALESAATLLYLFDNSGEIVFDRLFIEVLQRLYPNLRIVGAVRDKPIINDATLEDAKTVGLDRLIPVISSGSVYPGTILAETTAAFQQVFQSADVILSKGQGNFETLWPLGDDRIFFLLRIKCDYVAALSRVKKDTLVLMHGLQP, from the coding sequence ATGGGATTTGCTGAAGAAAAAAACAACCCTTTTGCCGGCATCGCGTCATATTGCCATGCCTGCATCATGAATCAGGCTCGTTCAGCAGCGCGTTTTGCGGAACTCACTGAAGACCAAACCGAACGCATCATCGCCGCGGCCAGGGCCGCCCTGGAAAAAGCCAAGGCAGGAGATATATTGGTTCAGCATGTCGTTCGCCGTGTGGCGGACGCGATCATTCAGGAACTGGGTGAATCGCCGGCCTTTGACATCTACGCGAAACTGAAAGAAAAATCCAACATTCTCTCTTTGAAATACGCAGGCATGCTTCAGAAAACGATAGACGACGACGAATGTCCGTTTGAAACCGGATTGCAGATTGCCGCGGCGGGGAATGTCATAGATTTTGGTGCCAGAAGTTATGATACGATGAATCTGGACGAGGAACTCCGGATCCTTACCGAAGTCCCCTTTGCCCGATATGATATCGCGCCGCTGAAAAAAGCGCTTGAAAGCGCGGCAACACTCCTCTACCTCTTTGACAACAGCGGTGAAATTGTTTTTGATAGGCTGTTCATAGAGGTGCTCCAGCGGCTTTATCCGAATCTTCGGATAGTGGGGGCGGTCCGCGATAAACCGATCATCAATGATGCGACATTGGAGGATGCCAAAACCGTCGGACTTGACCGCCTTATACCGGTCATTTCCAGCGGCAGCGTATACCCGGGAACGATTCTTGCCGAAACGACCGCGGCGTTTCAGCAGGTATTTCAATCCGCGGACGTGATTCTTTCCAAAGGTCAGGGGAATTTTGAGACGTTGTGGCCGTTGGGGGATGATCGGATTTTCTTTTTATTGCGCATTAAATGCGACTATGTGGCGGCCCTGTCCAGGGTCAAAAAAGATACCCTGGTGCTGATGCACGGATTACAGCCATGA
- a CDS encoding glycoside hydrolase family 15 protein has protein sequence MKKKDELIAGYLLDRYGREDAVKLYGFLRSHGTFDFKRLGNGLFPATTAPDQDSSGYQYVWVRDNVHIAHAHYQWGDIAAAAQTAETLMTFFQSQRKRMRAIIQDPLLASDPMNRPHVRFDGRRLRELDQKWAHAQNDALGYFLWFYSRLAKAKAVPWTEDEQACLTDLVAYFQTIRYWEDKDSGHWEEERKVSASSIGTVVAGLREFSGLDGNAGPDVAGLRARGETVLETILPYESRPSRRYDAALLFLIYPLNVVSRDQAAVILRDVKENLEGHIGIRRYLNDSYWCPDYRKIFRTKERTRDFSDTMQARDAHIRFGREAQWCIFDALISCIYAHQPSLTKDGEGLQAYHLNRALRQLTESADGRLLCPEAYFLEKNAYTPNDHVPLQWAQANLRLAIHFFCTPAESHPDRLRFPVRFTRP, from the coding sequence ATGAAGAAGAAGGATGAATTGATTGCCGGTTATCTGTTGGATCGGTATGGCCGAGAGGATGCCGTGAAACTTTACGGTTTTCTCAGATCTCACGGTACGTTCGATTTCAAGCGGCTGGGAAACGGATTGTTTCCCGCAACCACGGCACCGGATCAGGATTCTTCCGGTTATCAGTATGTCTGGGTCAGAGACAATGTTCATATCGCTCATGCCCACTATCAGTGGGGCGATATCGCGGCGGCGGCTCAAACGGCCGAAACGCTGATGACTTTTTTTCAGTCGCAGCGCAAAAGAATGAGAGCGATCATTCAGGATCCTTTGTTGGCGTCAGATCCAATGAACCGCCCGCACGTTCGATTCGACGGCAGGCGGCTGAGAGAACTCGATCAGAAGTGGGCCCACGCGCAAAACGACGCATTGGGCTATTTCCTCTGGTTTTATAGCCGGCTGGCGAAAGCAAAAGCGGTGCCGTGGACGGAAGACGAACAGGCATGTCTGACGGATCTTGTAGCGTATTTTCAGACCATACGATATTGGGAAGATAAAGACAGCGGGCACTGGGAAGAAGAGCGCAAGGTCAGCGCATCCTCCATCGGGACGGTGGTTGCGGGTCTGCGCGAGTTTTCAGGATTGGACGGCAATGCCGGACCTGACGTGGCAGGGTTGCGCGCCAGGGGAGAGACCGTTCTGGAAACGATCCTGCCGTATGAGTCCCGGCCGTCAAGAAGGTACGATGCCGCCCTCCTGTTTCTCATCTATCCGTTGAACGTGGTTTCCCGGGATCAGGCGGCCGTGATCCTCAGGGACGTCAAGGAAAATCTGGAAGGCCATATCGGGATCAGAAGATACCTGAACGATTCATACTGGTGTCCGGACTACCGGAAGATTTTCAGGACGAAGGAACGAACCCGGGACTTCTCCGACACCATGCAAGCCCGGGATGCCCATATCAGGTTCGGCCGGGAGGCCCAGTGGTGCATTTTTGACGCGCTGATTTCCTGCATTTATGCCCATCAACCCAGCCTGACGAAAGATGGAGAAGGCCTTCAAGCCTATCATCTCAATCGTGCATTACGCCAGCTTACCGAATCGGCGGACGGGAGGCTGTTGTGTCCCGAGGCCTACTTCCTGGAAAAAAACGCGTATACGCCAAACGATCACGTACCCCTCCAGTGGGCCCAGGCCAACCTGAGGCTGGCAATTCATTTTTTTTGCACCCCTGCCGAGTCCCACCCCGACCGCCTCCGATTCCCGGTTCGTTTTACGCGTCCGTGA